The genomic interval AATTACCCGGACCCGGATCCACAAGCGGATTCGGAAACGCGTGAGTGGGACGGCGGAACGGCCGCGCCTGGCGGTGCATTTTTCCGGCAAGCATGTCTATGCGCAGGTCATCGACGATGACGCAGGCAAAACCCTCGTCTCGGCGGCAACGACCGAAGAGAAAATCATCGGCAAGTCGAAGGGCGGGGCGAATCGCGCTTCCGCCGAGCTGGTGGGCAAGGCGATCGCGGAGCGTTTGATCTCG from Chthoniobacterales bacterium carries:
- the rplR gene encoding 50S ribosomal protein L18, giving the protein MALLDRKITRTRIHKRIRKRVSGTAERPRLAVHFSGKHVYAQVIDDDAGKTLVSAATTEEKIIGKSKGGANRASAELVGKAIAERLISKKVENVVFDRGGHIYHGKVKALADAAREGGLKF